In one Gracilinanus agilis isolate LMUSP501 chromosome 6, AgileGrace, whole genome shotgun sequence genomic region, the following are encoded:
- the LOC123252624 gene encoding olfactory receptor 5D18-like translates to MVTSEGNHTSVATFVLLGFTDYPDLQLPLFLIFLIIYFITVVGNLGMIGIIRINPKLHTPMYFFLSHLSFVDFCYSSIIAPKMLVDLLIEDRSISFSGCLVQFSFFCTFVVTEAFLLAVMAYDRFVAICNPLLYTVVMSQKLCTLLVAGSYSWGMVCSLLLTCYAVQLSFYGSNTINHFFCEFSSLLTLSCSDTHFNQMLLFISATFNGLSTLLIILASYVFIFVTVLKMNSSSGRRKAFSTCASHLMAITIFHGTILVLYCVPNSKNSQLMFKVASVFYTVVIPMLNPLIYSLRNKEVKETVLKLMDINIKLRDILHVHINS, encoded by the coding sequence ATGGTGACCAGTGAGGGAAATCACACTTCTGTTGCTACATTTGTCCTCTTAGGTTTCACAGATTACCCAGACCTTCAGTTGCCTCTcttcctgatattcttgatcatatattttataaCTGTGGTGGGAAATCTGGGAATGATTGGCATCATTCGAATCAACCCCAAACTTCACACCCCTATGTACTTTTTCCTCAGCCACTTGTCCTTTGTGGATTTCTGTTATTCCTCCATCATTGCTCCCAAGATGTTGGTGGATTTACTCATAGAAGACAGAAGCATCTCCTTCTCTGGCTGTTTGgttcaattttcattcttttgtacCTTTGTGGTGACTGAGGCTTTCCTGCTAGCAGTAATGGCTTATGATCGCTTTGTGGCTATTTGCAATCCTTTGTTGTACACAGTTGTCATGTCCCAGAAGCTTTGTACCCTGTTGGTGGCAGGATCCTACTCATGGGGTATGGTCTGTTCCCTCCTACTCACATGTTATGCTGTCCAATTATCATTTTATGGATCTAACACAATTAATCACTTTTTCTGTGAATTCTCATCTCTGCTGACTCTCTCTTGTTCTGATACACATTTCAATCAGATGCTGCTTTTCATCTCTGCCACCTTTAATGGTTTGAGTACACTTTTGATTATCCTGGCCTcttatgtattcatttttgtcactGTCCTGAAGATGAATTCATCTAGTGGAAGACGTAAAGCCTTCTCTACATGTGCCTCTCATCTGATGGCCATCACTATCTTCCATGGGACTATTCTTGTCCTTTATTGTGTGCCCAACTCCAAAAACTCTCAGCTTATGTTCAAAGTAGCTTCTGTGTTTTATACAGTGGTAATCCCCATGCTAAATCCCCTAATCTACAGCCTTAGGAACAAAGAGGTAAAAGAAACTGTCCTCAAGTTAATGGATATTAACATCAAGTTAAGGGACATTCTCCATGTGCACATTAACAGTTAA
- the LOC123252625 gene encoding olfactory receptor 5D18-like, with protein MVTSERNHSSIATFVLLGFTDYPDLQVPLFLVFLIIYSITVVGNLGMIGIIRINPKLHTPMYFFLSHLSFVDFCYSSIIAPKMLVDLLIEDRSISFSGCLVQFFFFCTFVVTESFLLAVMAYDRFVAICNPLLYTVAMSQKLCALLVAGSYTWGMVCSLLLTCSAVQLSFYGSNTINHFFCEFSSLLTLSYSDTHFNQMLLFISATFNEVSTLLIILASYVFIFVTVLKMNSSSGRRKAFSTCASHLMAITIFHGTILFLYCVPNSKNSRHTVKVASVFYTVVIPMLNPLIYSLRNKDVKETAMKLMDIKISSP; from the coding sequence ATGGTGACCAGTGAGAGAAATCACAGTTCTATTGCTACATTTGTGCTCTTAGGTTTCACAGATTACCCAGACCTTCAGGTGCCCCTGTTCCTAGTATTCCTGATCATATATTCAATAACTGTGGTGGGAAATCTAGGAATGATTGGCATCATTCGAATCAATCCCAAACTTCACACTCCTATGTACTTTTTCCTCAGCCACTTGTCCTTTGTGGATTTCTGTTACTCCTCCATCATTGCTCCCAAGATGTTGGTAGATTTACTCATAGAAGACAGAAGCATCTCCTTCTCTGGGTGTTTggtacaattctttttcttttgtacttttgTGGTGACCGAATCTTTCTTATTGGCAGTGATGGCCTATGATCGCTTTGTGGCCATTTGCAATCCTTTGTTGTACACAGTTGCCATGTCCCAGAAGCTTTGTGCCCTGTTGGTGGCAGGGTCCTATACATGGGGTATGGTCTGTTCCCTCCTACTCACATGTTCTGCTGTCCAATTATCATTTTATGGATCTAACACAATTAATCACTTTTTCTGTGAATTCTCATCTCTGCTGACTCTCTCTTATTCTGATACACATTTCAACCAGATGCTGCTTTTCATCTCTGCCACTTTTAATGAAGTGAGCACACTTTTGATTATCCTGGCCTcttatgtattcatttttgttactgTCCTGAAGATGAATTCATCTAGTGGGAGACGTAAAGCCTTCTCTACATGTGCCTCTCACCTGATGGCCATCACTATCTTTCATGGGACCATTCTCTTCCTCTATTGTGTTCCCAACTCCAAGAACTCAAGGCATACAGTGAAAGTAGCCTCTGTGTTTTATACAGTGGTAATCCCTATGCTAAATCCTCTAATCTATAGCCTGAGGAACAAAGATGTAAAAGAAACAGCCATGAAGTTAATGGACATTAAAATTTCTTCTCCATGA
- the LOC123252626 gene encoding olfactory receptor 5L2-like — MDEEENCTSVTEFMLLGFSDHPELHVFLFLIFLVIYTITVLGNLGMIILIKISSRLHTPMYFFLSHLSFVDLCYSTIIVPKMLVNISTENQVISFLSCTIQFFLFCTCVVTEVILLAVMAYDRFVAICNPLLYMIAMSQKLCVQLVCGSYICGTVCSLIHTCLALKISSYRSNIINHFFCDLPPLLSLSCSDVSINELLLFIVASFNEISTIMIILTSYIFILITILRIPSSEGRRKAFSTCASHLTAIVVFHGTILFIYCRPGSGNTLDSDKVATIFYTVVIPMLNPLIYSLRNKDVKDAFKKVTGSEKLSLCPKLGGMREH, encoded by the coding sequence atggATGAGGAGGAAAATTGTACTTCAGTTACTGAATTTATGCTCTTGGGATTTTCAGATCATCCAGAACTTCATGTTTTCCTCTTCCTGATATTTCTAGTGATCTATACTATCACAGTTTTGGGCAATCTTGGAATGATTATCCTGATTAAGATCAGCTCCCGCCTTCATACccctatgtatttttttctcagcCACTTGTCCTTTGTTGATCTCTGCTATTCCACTATCATTGTTCCTAAAATGTTGGTCAATATATCAACAGAAAACCAAGTTATTTCTTTTCTGAGTTGCACTAtacaattctttttgttttgcaCATGTGTAGTCACTGAAGTTATATTGTTGGCAGTGATGGCTTATGATCGCTTTGTAGCTATTTGCAACCCATTATTGTACATGATTGCTATGTCCCAGAAGCTTTGTGTCCAGTTGGTGTGCGGTTCATATATTTGTGGTACAGTGTGTTCTCTTATTCATACATGCTTAGCCCTTAAGATATCTTCTTATAGATCCAATATCATCAATCACTTCTTCTGTGATCTACCCCCACTCTTATCTCTATCCTGTTCTGATGTCTCCATCAACGAACTGCTGCTTTTCATAGTGGCCAGTTTCAATGAGATCAGCACCATCATGATTATCCTAACTTCTTACATATTTATCCTTATCACCATTCTGAGAATCCCTTCTTCTGAAGGCCGGCGCAAAGCCTTTTCTACCTGTGCCTCCCACCTCACAGCCATTGTAGTTTTTCATGgtacaattctttttatttattgcaGACCAGGATCTGGAAATACCCTAGATTCAGATAAAGTTGCTACTATATTTTATACTGTGGTTATACCAATGCTAAATCCTCTTATCTATAGTTTACGGAACAAGGATGTAAAAGATGCCTTCAAGAAAGTGACAGGATCCGAAAAATTGTCTCTGTGTCCAAAATTGGGTGGAATGAGAGAACATTAA